The Mustela nigripes isolate SB6536 chromosome X, MUSNIG.SB6536, whole genome shotgun sequence genomic sequence TAGAGATCCTTTTTTTAAGGCCCTGAAGAATCTCTAGGCTTAGaggtatttataaaaatgaaattttacatcTCTAATTCATCATGAAGGCCAGAATATAGAGggtttaaacaacaacaaaaacaagcttCCAGGAAAATAACTTGAGATTTTTCAGAGATGTTTAGTTTTCTGGTTTGGGGCACCCTTTTACCCCCTCATCCCCTATCCTTTGGCACTTGAGCTAGGGAATCATTTCTTCAGGAGCCATTTGAATCATTCCCTGTATGATGACTTGGCCCCAGGGGTCAGGTGAGGCATGTAGAGATAGGAGTGCTAGATCCTGCTCCCAGAACCACAGCTACCTGATGGGAAAGCCACtgaatctctgtgcctcagtttccctccagGAAGAATCATTCCCACCTGTCACCACAGACGGGTGTGGCTGGGCTCAGAGCAGATATCCTGGGAAAGTCTGGTGCTGCCCAGGTTGTCTGGGAGGCATGGAGGCAGATGAGACATTCCAAGCTGCTCTTTGGCTGCCTTCATGCCCCAAGACCACCCCGATCGGCTGGCTTTTTCTCACACCGTGCTAGAAGCAGGGCTCTGGAGCCCCATGACCTTAGCTTCGGGGACTCATTCCTTCCCCAGGCTAAAGCAGCCAGCTTTCCAGGTCTTCCTTGCCCTCAGTCCTTCCCACTTTCTCCCAAGCTCAGTGGAGCCCCAGGTCCCCAGCCTGGGTGCCAGTGGCCCATTGAGAAAGTGTGCTACTTGCTCAGGGACATCTCTGACCTCAGTATCAGAAACAGTGCACCTCATGCACACACTTGAGGCTCTGAAGTCACTCGCATTAGGAAACAGTTGCATGTATGCCCTCTTGGTGATGGGGGCAGCACCTAGCTAAATCAAGCCCCTTTCCTGCCTCAGGCAAATGCTCTAGCTTGATCTCCTGCCTCTGTTCAGGTGGTTTCTGGTCTTGGGCCTAACCCCATTATCATCCTTGCGTTGTAGCTGTGTGGAGTTGCCCAGCTTTGGGCTTTGCTAGTGCTCTCTCGGTAACTAAAGCCTTTGTCCTTGTAACTTCTTTTCCTCACATACAGCACAAAAGCTCCACCTGACAGCATCATCTCCCACCAATTTATCCAACTTCTGCCAAGGCTCTGAAATGCCAACTATGTCAAGGCCTGCACTCGATGTCAAGGGTGGCACCTCACCTGTGAAGGAGGTAACTTCTGCCATCTtgcagatggggacactgaggcacggAAAGACAGCCTGGTCTGGCCCCTGTGAAAGGCCCTTCCATGCACAGTATCTAGTGTCCTTTAGCATAGAGGAGATAGCAGGGCTTTCTCGGGGGAGAATGAGAATAGCTTCTGCCTCAATGTGGTCAACTTGAACCCACCAAGGTGtggaaagatggcagagaagggaacagagaagcagaagcagcacaAGGCTGCTCCTTTGAAGAGATTGCTGTgatgctgagaagagagccaatGAGGTGCCCTTTTCAGAATGGTGACATGAAGGAAGGTTCAGGGGGAGAGAGACGAAAGCCATGGACCCACTTAGGACGATGGGCACCCAGCACCGAGCACTTGGGTCTGAGCTCAGTGCTCAGGATGGTGGTAGCAAGAGGACACTCGAGCTGGGAGCCTAACTTGCCAGGGGGCCCTTGttgctctctccccaccactAGCCCCAGAGGAAGGGCATGCAGGGGCTTTTCCTGAGCCCAGTGAATGGTGACAGGCCACCAGCAATGGGGGTGCCAAGCTGTGCCTCTCTATGTCTTGTAGGATGCCAACCCTGAGATGAGCTCGCTGGCCTACTCTAACCTGGGCACAAAAGACCGCAAAGCAGTGGCCATCCTGCACTACCCTGGGGTAGCCTCAAACGGAAGCAAGGCCAGTGGGGCTCCCACTAGTTCCTCGGGATCGCCATCTCCAATAGGCTCTCCTACTGCCACCCCTCCCACTAAACCCCCACCCTTCAACCTGCACCCTGCCCCACATCTGCTGGCCAGTATGCAGCTGCAGAAACTTAATAGCCAGTATCATGGGatggccgccgccgccgccgccgccgccgctgccgccactCCGGGCCAACCTGGGGAGGCAGGGCCCCTACAAAACTGGGGCTTTGGGGCTCAGGCGGGAGGGGCGGGATCACTCTCTCCTTCTACCGGTGCCCAGAGCCCTGCTATCATCGACTCGGACCCCGTGGATGAGGAGGTGCTGATGTCGCTGGTGGTGGAACTGGGACTGGACCGAGCCAATGAGCTTCCGGAGCTGTGGCTGGGGCAGAATGAGTTTGACTTCACTGCGGACTTTCCATCTGGCTGCTGATGATGCTCACTGTCCCTAAAGATGGAGGAACAAAGCCACCGATTCtgttgtaaataaaaaataaaagttacttacAGAGAGTTGGGCCGGCTGAAGGCGTTCTTCCTTGAGATATAAAGGTGTGCGGCACGGCCTTGCATTACCTCTAGCTGTTTGGAGGCCCACAGTGGGGTTATGCGTGGCTAGCCGGGAAGGAGCTGGATGGGGTGCGAGGAATGGGGAGGCACAAAGAAGACGGCTCACCAAATTCCGCCTGCCACCGCCACTGCCCTTAATCTCTCCAGGGGCCCAAGTAGCTGTCCTCACCACCCTAAGACCCCAGAAATGCTGTCCTAGTCAAGGTTGAATATGGGGACTGGTCGGAGGCAGTCTCAGATGAAAGACTCATTCAGACCCTTCCACAGCCTCCTTGCCACCAGCCCATCCAAGCCTGAAGGGTTGCCCTGGCCACATGATACCCACTCTACAACTCTAAAAGCCACCCTACCCACTCTCTAGACCCCTGTCTAATCAAACCATTAAGGCCACTCCTTTGCCCTGTTGCCCATGGGCCAGAGATGGGACCTAAGAAGCATCCTATGACTTGGGAGTTCAGATTTCTCTGGAAAATTGCAAAAGTAGCAGATTCCCATGATTACACTGGGATTCTAGGTGCCTTCTTTAAGTCCCCCGGACAGTTGTTCAACCCTTCCCTCCAAGGCCGGGACACATAGCTGGCATGAGTGTCCTCCTGACTCTGGGCTTCCTGGCCCAGCCGGTATGGGGATAGTCTGTTCCTTGAAGCTGGCCTCTTCCTCTTAGAGATACAGATTAGGGCTGGGCTTGACAAGTTCAGCGTTGAGCAACATAGCCCTTGCTCTTAGGCAGTGGCTTCAGAAGCATACCAAGTGGAGTGACTAGAAGGCTCAGTCGGtggggcttctgccttcagctcaggtcatgatcccgggctcctgggattgagttctctatcaggctccttgctcaatggggagcctgcttctccctctcctgcctgctactccccctgcttgtgctctcgctctctctctctccctcaagtaaataaacaatcttaaaaaaaaaaaaaagcatgccaaGTGACAAGGCAGTAGCACTGAATTGGATCCTGGCCTTGGGGGTGCCAGGCCCCATCCCCGTGTTGGCCCAACCCGAGAGCCTGGGGGCCCCTCTACCCATGTTTCAGACCCCTAAAGACCTCCTTGGATATGGTAAAAGTGAATCAATTTCTCAGGACGAGTGTCAGGCCTTTCCCATAGCAAGTGTGTTCAAAGCGCTTCCCACTGGTGGAAGCAGTGCCTTGGGTTCCACACTCCCAGGgcacctgctctgggccaggcactctgctagaCACTGGGAGGATGAATGACATAAAGTCTCTCCATTTGAGGGGATGTTCACCATCTAGAAGGAGAAAGGCACCAACAAATTACCATAAAACACAATATTTGCTATAACACTGGGAAAGTGCTATTTGATCCCAGAAAAGGAAATAGCTCCATCTGCCTGGGAAGTCTGGGGAAACCTTCCTGGTATTGaactgtttcattcatttattttcctatctcACAAGTAATAAATACATGATATAATCACCCTGTGCAAGTTGAAACTTGACAGATAAAGCCAAAGTCCCCTTTGACCAATTCTCTCCCTCAATCCTGATCACCTTGTTCTGTGCCTTTACATGAAGACATATCTACCCTTAGAAACAATCAGGTTTTAAAACCAGACTAAGGTCAGCCAGGGAAAGAATGAGCAAGGGGAAAAAACTGTTGTGCAGGTACAAGTTATCGAAAGGGGCTGTGATGGCTACAAGTTCAGGGGTGATAGGACTTTGGCAGGAGACAATGCAGAGGAAGTTTGCAAGGGGCAGAGTGCACGGGGCCTTCAACACCAGGCGAGGAGTGTCTGTATCTTTAGTACCCCGGCCCTGTGTCTGGGGAAGAATCTCAAATTTTGTAGGAGAGCAAAGAATGAACCcactttcctttttaagatttcatttatttatttgacagagagagacacagcaagagagggaacacaagcagggggcatgggagagagagaagcaggcttcccgctgagcagggagcccaacacggggctcaatcccaggaccctgggatcatgacctgagccgaatgcagctgctcaacaactgagccaccccggtgccctgaaCCCACTTTTATTTTCAGGATGCTCCCACTAAAGTTGGATGGTTAGATTAATCTAATGCTTCCAACAGGAAGACGTGGGATTCTCAAATGACCTATGAGGCAGGggtaggaaaacaaaaagaggaacAGAAGCCTGGGAGAACAGGGCAGGATTGAGGGCTTGGAGGTCTGCGTGTGGAGAACAGAACAGGAAAAGGGGAGGCAGGaagtgaagaggaaggagggatgcTGTGGTTGGCAGGCAGATTTCAGAATCTGGACAGCTCTAGGGTCAGGGTGGCCTCAGGGATGAACTCTAAAGCAGAATGGCAGAACCTAACCCCTAAAAGTCTGGAGAGTTTGAGGTCCTTCCCCTACTGGGATCTTTACAAAACACGATTCTGGACAAACAAAATAAGTTAGCGGGATGGATCCTGCACATGGGCCTCAGCTTGCTACCCCTGACCTCTGTGAGCTCTTGTGCTTCCAGGATGCTAGCAGCTCTTGGGGTAGGGAGAAGCCCAAGCCAGGGGCTAATGCTTctgtgagggggaggggctgccttAGAATTGTGGAGGTGACAAGGGGTGCTGTCAGGAAGCATGTAGTGGCAGGGAATAGTCTGGACATCCCTAGACAAGGCATGGTGGAGGTGGGAGAATAGGAACTTGGATGTGGCAATCCTGTATCCCAGTGCCAGGGGGCTGGCCAGAACTGTGGCCAACTGGGCAGCCTCCTCTCCTCTAGGGAGAGCCAGGGCTCAGCTcaggtgaggagggggaggggcacaaggcAGTAATTGTTTATtgctggagaaggggcagaagttAGGGAATGTtggggtgctttggtggctcagttgttaagcggctgccttcagctcaggtcatgatctcagggtcctggggtagagccccacattgggctccctgctcggtggggagcctgcttcttcctctccagctctccctgcttgtgttccctctctcactgtgtctctttctgtcaaataaataaataaaacctacattaaaaaaaaaagaagtgagggaATGTCAAGGGCACAGCTGGGGAAAGGCAGGTAAGGTTCTGCCCTTGCTCCACCACTTCCTGTCCAAGCCTCTCCCAACACAACCAGACACATTAAGTAGGTTACAAGAAGGCTCCTGAGGCCAGCTCTAAGTCTTGCCCTGTGGGGCCAGGAAGCAAGGTTCCCAGAGGCTCCAAGAGGCTCGCCAATAAGGAACACTGCTTACCCCCAAGGAAGCAGATGGAACTCTGTGGCCATGAGCGCCCCCTGGAATCCAGGAGCTGTGTTGTTAATTACTAATTGCTAAGGGCAAATTAGGGGGACCCTGTCGCCACTGTCAAGGAACTCACAGTCCAGTGGCGGAGACAGCCATAGTCTTGAAGGATAAATTGGATTTCCATAAGGCAGTAATGCTGTGGGGGACTGAGGGGAAGGCATGGCCttcgggcagagggagaaagtgaagtacaaataagataaaatcaagGCATGGTATAAACCAGAACCAAGCACTAGAAAGCCTGCGGCTCTTTCAGGAAGGGCAGCGAGTCCAGCAGTTTGACTTCCTTGAAGGGCAGAGGACTGAAAGAAAGTAAGTTAGAATCAGAtcttgcaggggtgcctgggtggcacagttggttaagcctctgcctctggttcaggtcatgatcccaggatcctgagtttgagccccgtgtggggctccccaTTTAGCGGGGAGACTGCATCTCACTCTCACCCTGCCCCACGCCcaacccagccccccacccctgctcgtattctctctccctatctctctcaaataaataaataaaatcttttttaaaaaaagataaataaataaataaaatcttttttaaaaaaagattttatttatttatttgacagagatcataagtaggcagagaggcaggcagagaaagaggaggaagcaggctccctgctaaggagagagcccgatgcggggcttgatcccaggaccctgggatcatgacctgagttgaaagcagaggctttaacccactgagccacccaggtgccccaataaataaaatctttttttttaagattttatttatttatttgatagagaaatcacaagtaggcagagcagtaggaagagggggagggggaagcagactccccgctgagcagagagtccgatgcggggctcgatcccaggaccctgggatcatgacctgagccaaaagcagaggcttaacccactgagccacccaggtgccccccaataaataaaatcttaaaaaaaaagaggggtgcctgggtggctcagtcggttaagcgtctgccttgggctcaggtcataatctcagggtcctgggatcgagccccgtgtcaggctccctgctcagtggggagtctgcatctccctctcccactgccacttcccttgcttctgctctctcactctctctcaaataaataaatagtcttttttaaaaaatcagatcttGCAGTTGTTTCTACTTTATTCCAGAAGCCAAGGGGAAGCTCTCATTCCACAAACATGGACTGACCACCACCTACTGTGGGCCAGGAAAATGCTAAGTACCAGGAATATGTGGTGAGCATATTGCCCTTGCTCTCTTGAAGCTTGAAGTTTAGCAAGGAGATAGACATCAAATAATCACACAGATCATTAAAACTACAAACCATGAGACATGACAGGAAGAAAGAGTAGAGAGGCCCTGCGAAAGTGGAATGGGGGCTTAATTTCAATTGCGGGATCAGGAAGGGCCTCTGAAGGTTTTGAACAAGAGAGTGTTGTGGTCAGAACTTGCATGAGGAAAATGAATCAGGCACAGTGTGCATGACAGATTGGAATTATGGTAATGCTAAAAAGCTGTTAACAGTGGTCGgcaaaaagtgacaaagacaagacaTCAGTCTATGATGAAAAGGTAGCGTTTCAATGGGGAGTTGTTGTTCAAAGAGTTTCACTTTTGCAAGataagaaagttctagaaatctgttgcacaacaatgtaaataacttaacactactgaactataTACTTCAAAGacggttaagatggtaaattttatgttgtgtgtgttttatcaattttttttcaaaatagcatTTCAAATGAGACGGGAAGTGGTGGactgttcaataaatgctttggaacaactggatattcTCCCTCACAATATACACCAAAATGAGTTCCAGATAaaccaaagatttaaaaattcaaaaatgaaaccataaaagtactagaagaaaatatgaggAGATTTAAAAGGAAAGTATTGAAATCAAGAGGCCTTTCCAAGCATGACACAAAACTGAGAGGCTATGGAAGAGATTGACATATtcaaccacatttttttaaactttatggcAAAAATTACTGTAAAAAAGGCAAAATCCAAAGATAAACAATAAGCTGAGGAAAATATCTGCTACTCACACTGAATATGAGAACATTTCTTACAAATCAATACCTCAAACACCACCAGCCaatataaaaatgagcaaataaagtaaaaaaaaaaaaacaaaaagaaattaaaatggcttCAAAACTGATCAGAAGATGCTCAAATGCACTCAtactaaaagaaatatatttcaggggtgcctgggtggctgagatggctaagcgtctgccttcatctcaggtcataaccccagggtcctgggatcaagtccggcagcagcagcagcagggagtctgcttctccctctccctttgcctgccactgcctctgctaatgctctctctctctctctcaaataaataaattttttaaatctttaaattatttaaataaataaataaaagaaatgtgtgtgtgtgtgtgtgtgtaggttttgtttatttatttgagagggagatagagatagtgacagagatagcaagacagagcacaagcaggaggagagggagaagcaggctccctgctgagcagagagccctagccgatgtggggctcaatcccagggcgctgagatcatgacctgagccaaaggcagccgcttcacctactgagccacccagtcaccctgagagaatatatttttattgaggtatggttgacatgcaaaataataatagtttcaggtgtacaacttaggcATTTGACACttatatacattacaaagtgGTCACCATGATAAGTCTAGTTACTATCTGCCTCCTCAGTTTTCCTTTtatcatatgtatatgtgtatatatatgtatacatatatgtgtgtatatatgcatatgtgtatatgtgtatacgtatacatatatatgtatatgtgtatatatatatgtatatgggtacatatatgtatatacgtttgtgtgtgtgtgtattcccctGGACTGGGTGCCAAAGAAGCCAAAACCACCAAACCaacagttacacacacacacacacacacacacacacacacacacacacacacggactgGAAACCTACTATGAGGATCTAAGTCCTTGCTCCACAACCAAAGTCCCAGAAGGTGGTCCAGTCTGCTTGCAGCAATAGCCTTGGGCTGTCTCAGTCCCCACTCCAGAACTAGGACACCCCCAGGCAGCCTAATTTGCCTGCAGCAGTAGCAGCAACAAAGCCCGGTAACTCCCTACCCTCTACCCAGGGGCATAAGGAAATCCAGGCACCAGTGGCTTCAACAACCTTCCTGTCCCTCCAGATCACCCAGCAAAAAACAAGCAGCTCAGGGAAGCACCTTCTCCCCCTGCAGACAGCACAGGCAAGGATTGAGCAGGAGCCCCCAGGgacaacagaaaaatgaagcagaccAAGAAACAGCACGGTAAGTGTTTGAAAAACTAAATGGTCACTGGAACTATAACCCATAGAAATAAACCAGAACATACATGCTAAACCTAAACAGGGTGACTGCCTACTAAAGTAGAAGATTGAACCAGGATCAAGAGTCTCCTAACTCAACCAAAACGTCTACAATGCAACAGAAAATCACTCATAATAACAAAAGCCAGGAAAATCACCATTTAAATGAGACAAGACACCAACCAATCGACTGACACCAACACCAATGTAAATCAGATACTAGAGTTACTGACAAAGgttttaaagcagccatcataaaaatacttcaaCAAACAATTACAgattcatttgaaataaaaaattttaaatctcaacaaaaaaacagaagttatAAAAGGAGCGAAGTGGAAattagagaatgaaagaaaaataactgaagtaAAAACTTCACTGGATAGATTCAATAATAGAGTGGAGGTGACAGAGGATAGAATCAGTGAACCTGAAGGCAGATCAATAGAATTTAGTCAATCTGAACTCACTTGAACACCAGTAAGCCGCAGTAACTGTTGTTATGTATACGATACTACTTAGAGCAAACACTAAGAAAACTGTACAAAGCAGTATACACAGaatcattataaataaatccaaatggTACTCTAAAATATGTTCAAGTAACTCACAGGTAagcaagcaaaaagaaacaaaagcatgagaaacagaaaacaggtaACAAAATGGCAGACTTAAGCCTGAGATATCAGTAATTAACCTTAAACATAAATAGACTACATACatcaattaaaagaaagagataaataggggtgactggatggctcagtccgttaggagaccaactcttgatttcggcttaggtcatgatctcagggttgtgggattgagccctgtgtcagttccatgctgggcatggagcctacttctcttcctctctctccctctctctctcaaaagagagagataagtagaatggatttttaaaaagcacatacacAACCCAACTACACCCTGTCTTCAGGAAACTCACTTCAAACATAGCAATCGAGGTAGGCTGAAAGtagaagaataattttttaaaaaagatataccatgtaaacagtaatttttttaaaagcagaaatggtTATATTAATAGTAGATAAAGgagacttcagagcaaagaagaTTACTAGGGACAAAGAGGGACATCACATAATGGTAAAAGGATCAAGTTACCAAGAAGACATGACAATCCTAAATGTGTATGCACCAACAACAAAGCTGCCAAATACAGgaaacaggagcgcctgggtggctcagtcggttaagtggctgactcttgatctcaactcaggtcttgatctcagggtcaagagttcaagtcctgcactggACTCTATGCCatgcatggagcctactttaaaaaaatacacaaagcaaaaactgagaGCACTGCATGGCAAAACAGATCTGTGATTACAGTTGCACAGTTCAACATCTCCTCTCCTCTACTGATAGAACAACTagacaaattcagcaaagttataGGAATATTCAACAGTACCATCAACGGAGAGGATCtaactgacatttataaaacacttcACCCAACAAcagaagaatacatattcttttcaaatactcAGGGAACACTGACCAAGACAGGCCATATTCtgggttaaaaaacaaactttaaggcagggcgcctgggtggctcagtgggttaaagcctctgcctttggcttaggtcatgatcccagggtcctgggattaagccccacaccgggctctctgctcagcaggggggctgcccccccaccccacccccgcccacccacctctctctctgcctgcctctctgcctacttgtgatctatgtctgtcaaataaataaataaaatcttaaaaaaaaaaaaacccaaactttaaGGAATGGAAAGGAACCGAAGTCATACAGATTATGTTCTCTGGCAACAATGGAATCAAACCAGTAGTCAATATAACCTAAAGATAACAGGAGAATCTctaaacacttggaagctaaacaGCATAGTTCTAAATAATCTTTGgttcaaaaaggaaatttttattttattttaagatttacttattcattttagagaagggggggagggacagagggagagggagagagaatcgcaagcaaactccccactgagggtggggcccgacatggggctagatctcatgaccctgagagcaagacctgagctgaaaccaagagtcagatgcccaactgattgtgccattcaggcgcccccccccccacaaaaggaaattttaaaaaatatattgaactgAATGGAAATGAGAATATGACATATCAACTTTGCGGGATGCCAgcaaaagcagagagggaaatgTCTGGCATTAAATGTTCACAttagaaagagacaaaaagtcTCAAACCAATGGTCTGAATTCCTACCTCAGgaaccaagaaaaagaagagcaaaataaaccccaaaccaaggaaacagaaggaaataaagatggaAGCAGCAATCAAttgaattgaaaacagaaaaacaatggagaaaaatcaatgaaacaaaaagctggtTCTTCAGAAAAGagtcaataaaattgacaaaactcGAGCAAGACTGacacaaataaaaagagagaaaacacagattaccaatatcaggaatgaaacaggATGGCACTACTGGTTCTGCAGCTATTAAAGGAATAAGAAGAGAATAGTGCAAATAACTACACGCTCCTAAATtcaatgtagaagaaatggaccaattcctcaAAACCCACAAACTACCAGAGCCCTATCAAGATGAAATAGGCTCATCTGAATGGTCCCACAGCCATTAAAGAGATTGAATTTGTATAATTAAAGAGCTAAAGAGAAATCTTTAGGCCCAGATTTTTTCTACTAGAGAATTTTATGACATGTTCAAAGAAGAATCGACACCAATTTTACACAACATCTTCCAGAAAATACAAGGAGGAAACACCTCCCAAGTAACACTCTGATATCAAAATCAGACAAAGGCAATacacaaaagaggaaaattacagaccaatatctctgattttctaaacaaaaatttaaCCTCAATTAACAATGATTTACCATGTCAacaaagtaaagaagaaaaaaatatatgatcataCCAGGTAAAGCAGAAGAAGCATTTGGCAAAACTCCAAGAGCAAATcatgattaaaacaacaacaacctctCAGTACACTAGGAATAGATGGGAATTTCCTCAAACTCATAAAGAGCATCTTCAAAAAGCCCGACAGCTAGCATCATACTTACTGGAGAAAAACTGCTTTCTCTCTAGGACGGGGACCAAGACAAGGATATACATTCATTATTCTTATTCAGAATAGCACTGGGAGTCCTACTCGCTATggtaaggcaagaaaaaaataaaaaataaacagatcagaaacaaagaaagaaaatttttcctATTTGCACGTGGCATGATTGTCCAATAGCAAATACTAAGGAATCTACAAAGCCACTcctagaatga encodes the following:
- the CITED1 gene encoding cbp/p300-interacting transactivator 1 isoform X1, translated to MEPSAQKLHLTASSPTNLSNFCQGSEMPTMSRPALDVKGGTSPVKEDANPEMSSLAYSNLGTKDRKAVAILHYPGVASNGSKASGAPTSSSGSPSPIGSPTATPPTKPPPFNLHPAPHLLASMQLQKLNSQYHGMAAAAAAAAAAATPGQPGEAGPLQNWGFGAQAGGAGSLSPSTGAQSPAIIDSDPVDEEVLMSLVVELGLDRANELPELWLGQNEFDFTADFPSGC
- the CITED1 gene encoding cbp/p300-interacting transactivator 1 isoform X2, translated to MPTMSRPALDVKGGTSPVKEDANPEMSSLAYSNLGTKDRKAVAILHYPGVASNGSKASGAPTSSSGSPSPIGSPTATPPTKPPPFNLHPAPHLLASMQLQKLNSQYHGMAAAAAAAAAAATPGQPGEAGPLQNWGFGAQAGGAGSLSPSTGAQSPAIIDSDPVDEEVLMSLVVELGLDRANELPELWLGQNEFDFTADFPSGC